The Bacillota bacterium genomic sequence GGTTTGGCTGACCTTTACAGGGTTACAACAGAGCAAACCCGCTATGATTATGAATATTTGCGCCCTTTAATTGCCAGTGTTTATGGTATTGAGTGTCGCAATGCGTCCCAGTACAGGATCAGACCTCTATATATCGAAGAGTTAATCTTTGATTTAAAAGCCCGGATTTTAAATCCGGAAGAGCAATCATTAATTGAGCAACTTGCTTCCGAGGAATTCTGGCTTGATGAAATTAAGAAAATTTTACCAAAGGTTGAATCTACTGAGAGGTACCACCTGCGAAGGCTTTGCGAAAAGAAGAAACTGCCACGCTTCTGTAAATATCTTGATGTCAAACTACCATACGCCGGTCTTCTCGAACGATTTTTCTTGCCTTCGTATTTAGGTGGGCCTCACAGCGGTGGAAGAATAACAAATGATTGCCGGAGTCCCCGGCTGGTTATGCGCTGGGCAAACAAGATCCTGGAAAAAAACGAGGCAATGAAAGAGTTGTTGGGCAAGCTCGAACGCGCCCTGGAGGTGCTTCCGCTGCAAGTGAAGAGCATTACAGAATTGCCGTATGAGCCCTATGTTTATGATATCTCTGTGGCGGAAAATGAGAACTTCCTTACAGCCCAAGGGATTTTTGTTCATAACTCCCGGGCGGGAAGCCAGGTGCCTTTCTCGTCAATCAACCTGGGCACAGATACCTCCGAGGCCGGGCGAAAGGTGACACGCAACTTCCTGCTGGCCTACGAGGCGGGGCTGGGGCGTGGGGAAAACCCCATCTTCCCCAATGTGATCTTCAGGGTGAAAAAGGGCGTCAACTTCGACCCCAAAGACCCGAACTACGACCTCTTCAAGCTGGCCATCCGGGTCGCCAGCAAGCGCCTGAACCCTACCTTCAGCTTCATGGATGCTTCTTTTAATAGTCCTTATGGCGATCAGGTAGCTTATATGGGATGCCGGAGCAGGGTCATGGACAACCGCCGGGGACCGGTTGTAACAACGGGACGGGGAAACCTCTCTTTTACCACGATCAATTTACCGAGACTCGGGATTAAAGCGGAACGCAGCTTAAAAATATTTTACCAGCTTCTGGAGGAGGTCATGGAACTGGCCCTCAAGCAGCTCTACCACCGCTTTAAGGTACAATGTAAATTAAAGGTGAAAGATCTTCCCTTTGTCATGGGGCAAGGGCTTTATCTGGGTTCGGAGGGACTTAAGCAGGAAGATTCGATCGAGCCGGCTATCGTCAACGGAACTCTTGCTGTTGGAATGATCGGACTGGCAGAGGCGTTAGTTGCCCTGACGGGATATCATCACGGGCAGCGCGAGGAATCGCAGGCTTTAGGTTTAGAGATCGTTGCTTTTATGCGTGAGAAGGTCAATGAGGCGTGTGAAAGGTACAACTTGAATTATACTTTACTGGGCACCCCTGCCGAAGGGCTTTCCGGCCGTTTCGTCAAACTGGACCGCAAGGAGTTTGGAATTATCCCGGGCGTTACAAACCGCGAGTATTATACGAACTCTTTTCATATTCCTGTCTACTATCCCGTCAGTATTTACGACAAGATCTGTTTAGAGGGCCCCTATCACAAATACTGCAATGCCGGTCACATCAGTTATATCGAGCTGGCTTCACCCCCGGAGCATAACCCGGAGGCGGTGGAAGCCATCATTCGCCACATGGCTGCCTGTGAAATGGGCTACTCCGGCATTAATTACCCCGTTGATTTTTGTTGCGGGTGTAACCTTTTAGGGGTGATTAACGAGAGCACCTGCCCGCGCTGCGGATCTGCTGAAATCCGCCGCGTCCGGAGAATTACCGGGTATTTAAGCACTGTAGATCGCTTCAACGACAGCAAGGTCTGCGAACTGAACGACCGGATGGCGCACAATTGTCTGGGATAGTTTCACCCAGCAGGTTTACCGGGTAGGTTCCATTTCCAGTTTCGAGTTTCTATCGGAAGGAGCAGTTATGCTCGACGAACGCGAGTGGCAGACAAGAAAAGAACGAATTGACAAGAGACTGAGGTCATTAAGTCAACCCTGGCAGATAATTAAGTATCATGACGGGCTAGATCCCTCTATTCTTGAACGCCATGCAGTTGAGGAATACCCTACGGCCAGTGGCCCCGCTGACTATGCCCTTTTTGTGAAGGGAAAGTTATTGGGCGTTATTGAGGCCAAAAGAGTGACAGTGGGGCCCCAGAATGTTTTGGAACAGGCTAAGCGCTATTCCCGGGGGGCATTCGAGGGAACGGGGAACTGGCAGGGGTACCGCGTTCCTTTTCTCTATGCAACAAACGGGGAAGTAATCTTTTTCTTAGATGTGCGCCATGAAAAAAATATCTCGCGCCGGATCTCTGATTTTCATACGGCAGATGCTCTTGAGGAATTCTTTAACAGGTGCAGGCTGGCCGGTTGCGAATGGCTGAAGAAGAATCCCGTTGAAATAGCAGGGCTGCGCCCTTACCAAAGAGAGGCCGTAAATGCTGTCGAGCTTGCTCTTGCGCAGGGCAAAAGGGCGATGCTCGTCGCCATGGCTACAGGGACGGGGAAAACTTTTACCACGGTAGCTCTAATTTATCGCTTGCTCGAATCCAAAGCCGCCAGGCGAATCTTATTTTTGGTCGACAGGAGGGCGCTTGCTGCTCAGGCTGTCCGTGCTTTTATCTCGTTCAATACCCCCAGGGGAAACAAGTTTGATCAAGAATACGAAGTGTACAGTCAGAGGTTTCGCAGGGAAGATTTTGGCGATGAGGAACCGTTTGATCCTAAGATCTTGCCGGCCTCTTACCTCACGGCACCAAAACCCTCACATACCTTTGTCTACGTATCTACTATCCAGCGGATGGCAGTTAACCTGTTTGGCTGGGAGGCGTCTTTTCCCCAAAGCCTAAGCGATCCTGATAATGAAGGGGATGCGGAAAAGCTGGATATTCCCATTCACGCCTTTGACGTGATCATCGCGGATGAATGTCACCGCGGTTACACGGCTAAAGAAACCAGCGTCTGGCGTAGTGTAATTGAATACTTTGATGCGGTAAAAATCGGCCTTACGGCTACGCCTGCTCCTCATTCTCTTTCCCTGTTTAAAGAAGTGGTTTACCGTTACACCACGGAACAAGCGATTCAGGACGGGTATTTGGTTGATTATGAGGCAGTTCGCATTAAATCGGATATCCGGATAAATGGCGTATTTCTAAAAGAAGGGGAGCACGTAGGTATTATCGATACCGAGACAGGTGAGGAAATCTACGATGAATTAGAAGATGAAAGGGAGTTTTCTACTGAAGAAATTGAGAAAAGGATTACCGCGCCGGAAAGCAATCGCAAAATAATAAAAGAAATTGCGAAGTACGCGTATAAACATGAAGAAGAGAAGGGGCGTTTCCCAAAAATCTTAATCTTTGCCGTGAACGATTTACCTCATATATCGCACGCTGACCAGATTGTTCAAATTTGCCGGGAAGAATTCGGACAGGGGGATGATTTTGTCCAGAAAATCACCGGAAGCCCCAGCGTTGACCGGCCCTTGCAGAGGATTCGAGAGTTCAGAAATCGCCCCAAACCAAAGATTGCGGAGTATTTAAAAACGCCCTTGAAGGATTAATAGCCGAAATTAACTCCGCTGTGGCGGCATAGGGAGAGGAAAGATTTATGTCTGTTGATGTCGTAAATAAACTCTGGGGTTTCTGTCATACCCTGCGCCATGACGGTATTGATTACGGTGATTACATTGAACAGCTTACATACCTGCTTTTTTTGAAAATGGCCGACGAAAAAGGGATCAAGATCCCACAAGGTTGCGACTGGGATAGTATAAGGGAAAGGTCCGGGACAGACCTGACAGATCATTATACAGATGTTCTCCGTAATTTGCGTGAAGCGCCGGGAATTTTAGGTGAAAGCATTGGATGCTG encodes the following:
- a CDS encoding DEAD/DEAH box helicase family protein, translating into MLDEREWQTRKERIDKRLRSLSQPWQIIKYHDGLDPSILERHAVEEYPTASGPADYALFVKGKLLGVIEAKRVTVGPQNVLEQAKRYSRGAFEGTGNWQGYRVPFLYATNGEVIFFLDVRHEKNISRRISDFHTADALEEFFNRCRLAGCEWLKKNPVEIAGLRPYQREAVNAVELALAQGKRAMLVAMATGTGKTFTTVALIYRLLESKAARRILFLVDRRALAAQAVRAFISFNTPRGNKFDQEYEVYSQRFRREDFGDEEPFDPKILPASYLTAPKPSHTFVYVSTIQRMAVNLFGWEASFPQSLSDPDNEGDAEKLDIPIHAFDVIIADECHRGYTAKETSVWRSVIEYFDAVKIGLTATPAPHSLSLFKEVVYRYTTEQAIQDGYLVDYEAVRIKSDIRINGVFLKEGEHVGIIDTETGEEIYDELEDEREFSTEEIEKRITAPESNRKIIKEIAKYAYKHEEEKGRFPKILIFAVNDLPHISHADQIVQICREEFGQGDDFVQKITGSPSVDRPLQRIREFRNRPKPKIAEYLKTPLKD
- the nrdD gene encoding anaerobic ribonucleoside-triphosphate reductase; the protein is MFTKIKKRDGREVLFDDTKITDAIFKAARAVGGEDRETAVALTLEVLRMLKQRYNGQTFGVEDVQDVVEKALIEAGHAKTAKAYILYRDKRTRIREAKGELMDVVEEIVKETDRDNANVGNSPSAKMLQIASAASRKFYLTRLLDEDFSLAHSRGDIHIHDLDFYATTCNCLQIPLERLLLEGFNTGHGYIRPPKRPGSATALAAIILQSSQNDMFGGQSFPFFDRQMAPFVSDADENEVYQAMEALVYNLNSMHSLRASERIWVFDKLNGRLKTMSMEEFHKVFEPGRYAALSLNYQTGKMELKDVTASYKHHNFNRLLRVTLKSGQSVDVTDNHSMMTINDDGEITTSPPEGLKRGLVPSRWLVQEKSHVYDLTKYPRSYKYPLDSLTLDENLARFFGLYAAEGSVDGSTVALALFDKELEQIATDLLKKICPLFSTRIHLDKQGNRRDLRCCVGKRFAGFIADVCGRGAESKRVPSEIFFSSESIIRAFLDGYLSGDGTVAKNRVAASTTSRELRDCIYLLLTRLGLPASLSQGVPASQFATACDRYKIAVGGYYATSLSLSGYKEEGLADLYRVTTEQTRYDYEYLRPLIASVYGIECRNASQYRIRPLYIEELIFDLKARILNPEEQSLIEQLASEEFWLDEIKKILPKVESTERYHLRRLCEKKKLPRFCKYLDVKLPYAGLLERFFLPSYLGGPHSGGRITNDCRSPRLVMRWANKILEKNEAMKELLGKLERALEVLPLQVKSITELPYEPYVYDISVAENENFLTAQGIFVHNSRAGSQVPFSSINLGTDTSEAGRKVTRNFLLAYEAGLGRGENPIFPNVIFRVKKGVNFDPKDPNYDLFKLAIRVASKRLNPTFSFMDASFNSPYGDQVAYMGCRSRVMDNRRGPVVTTGRGNLSFTTINLPRLGIKAERSLKIFYQLLEEVMELALKQLYHRFKVQCKLKVKDLPFVMGQGLYLGSEGLKQEDSIEPAIVNGTLAVGMIGLAEALVALTGYHHGQREESQALGLEIVAFMREKVNEACERYNLNYTLLGTPAEGLSGRFVKLDRKEFGIIPGVTNREYYTNSFHIPVYYPVSIYDKICLEGPYHKYCNAGHISYIELASPPEHNPEAVEAIIRHMAACEMGYSGINYPVDFCCGCNLLGVINESTCPRCGSAEIRRVRRITGYLSTVDRFNDSKVCELNDRMAHNCLG